Proteins found in one Falsirhodobacter algicola genomic segment:
- the sufB gene encoding Fe-S cluster assembly protein SufB has translation MALEDTLPEIEVREGVDRETIETVQAMAGKYKYGWETEIEMDFAPKGLNEDIVRLISAKNDEPEWMTEWRLAAYRRWVEMVEPRWAMVDYPEIDYQDIYYYAKPKSMDVKPKSLDEVDPKLLATYEKLGIPLKEQALLAGVEGADAPKPVAVDAVFDSVSVGTTFKAELAKAGVIFCSISEAIREYPELVKKYIGSVVPQSDNFFATLNSAVFSDGSFVYIPEGVKCPMELSTYFRINAENTGQFERTLIVAEKGSYVSYLEGCTAPKRDTNQLHAAVVEIVVQEDAEVKYSTVQNWFPGDEDGKGGIYNFVTKRADCRGDRAKVMWTQVETGSAVTWKYPSCILRGNESQGEFYSIAIANNAQQADTGTKMIHLGKNTRSRIVSKGISAGRAQNTYRGQVTMHPRATDSRNYTQCDSLLIGDQCGAHTVPYIEVKNNSSRVEHEATTSKVDDDQLFYCRSRGMDEEEAVALVVNGFCKEVLQALPMEFAMEAQALVAISLEGSVG, from the coding sequence ATGGCTTTGGAAGATACGCTGCCCGAGATCGAAGTGCGCGAGGGTGTTGATCGCGAGACGATCGAGACCGTGCAGGCCATGGCCGGCAAGTATAAGTACGGCTGGGAAACCGAAATCGAGATGGATTTCGCGCCGAAGGGCTTGAACGAGGATATCGTTCGCCTGATTTCGGCGAAGAACGACGAACCGGAATGGATGACCGAATGGCGTCTGGCCGCCTATCGCCGCTGGGTCGAGATGGTCGAGCCGCGTTGGGCGATGGTCGATTATCCGGAGATCGACTATCAGGACATCTATTACTACGCCAAGCCCAAGAGCATGGACGTGAAGCCGAAGTCGCTGGACGAGGTCGATCCCAAGCTGCTGGCCACCTATGAAAAGCTGGGTATTCCGCTGAAGGAACAGGCGCTGCTTGCCGGTGTGGAAGGGGCGGATGCGCCCAAACCCGTGGCCGTGGACGCGGTGTTCGACAGCGTGTCGGTTGGCACGACCTTCAAGGCGGAACTGGCCAAGGCGGGCGTGATCTTCTGCTCCATCTCCGAGGCGATCCGCGAATACCCGGAACTGGTGAAGAAATACATCGGCTCGGTCGTGCCGCAGTCGGACAACTTCTTCGCCACGCTGAACTCGGCAGTCTTCTCGGACGGCTCGTTCGTCTATATCCCCGAGGGCGTGAAATGCCCGATGGAACTGTCGACCTATTTCCGCATCAACGCGGAAAACACGGGGCAGTTCGAACGGACGCTGATCGTGGCCGAGAAGGGGTCCTACGTCTCCTATCTCGAAGGTTGCACCGCGCCCAAGCGCGATACGAACCAGCTTCACGCCGCCGTGGTGGAGATCGTCGTCCAAGAGGATGCCGAGGTGAAGTATTCCACCGTTCAGAACTGGTTCCCCGGTGACGAGGACGGCAAGGGCGGCATCTACAACTTCGTCACCAAGCGCGCCGATTGCCGTGGCGACCGGGCCAAGGTGATGTGGACGCAGGTGGAAACGGGTTCGGCGGTGACGTGGAAATACCCGTCCTGCATCCTGCGCGGCAATGAAAGCCAAGGCGAGTTCTATTCCATCGCCATCGCCAACAATGCCCAGCAGGCCGATACCGGCACCAAGATGATCCACCTCGGCAAGAACACGCGTTCGCGGATCGTGTCGAAGGGCATTTCGGCGGGCCGGGCGCAGAACACCTATCGCGGTCAGGTCACGATGCACCCGCGCGCGACCGACAGCCGGAACTACACCCAGTGCGACAGTCTGCTGATCGGCGATCAGTGCGGCGCACATACGGTTCCGTATATCGAGGTGAAGAACAACTCGTCCCGCGTGGAGCATGAGGCGACAACATCCAAGGTGGATGACGACCAGCTGTTCTACTGCCGCTCGCGCGGGATGGACGAAGAGGAAGCCGTGGCCCTGGTGGTGAACGGTTTCTGCAAGGAGGTGCTGCAAGCGCTTCCGATGGAATTTGCCATGGAGGCACAGGCGCTGGTCGCCATCAGCCTCGAAGGCTCTGTGGGCTAA
- the sufC gene encoding Fe-S cluster assembly ATPase SufC — translation MLKINNLHVKLEEEEKVILRGVDLEVEAGKVHAIMGPNGSGKSTLSYVLSGRDGYEVTDGSATLDGEELLEMEPEERAAAGLFLAFQYPVEIPGVGNMTFLRTALNAQRKARGEEEVSAADFLKLVREKAASLKIDADMMKRPVNVGFSGGEKKRNEILQMALLEPKMCVLDETDSGLDVDAMKLVADGVNALRNEGRSFLVITHYQRLLDHIKPDVVHIMANGRIVLTGGPELALEVEKNGYTDILAGVE, via the coding sequence ATGCTTAAGATCAACAACCTGCACGTCAAACTTGAAGAGGAGGAGAAGGTCATTCTCCGCGGTGTGGACCTCGAGGTCGAAGCCGGCAAGGTGCATGCGATCATGGGGCCGAACGGCTCGGGCAAGTCCACGCTGTCCTATGTGCTGTCGGGCCGCGACGGCTATGAAGTGACGGACGGTTCCGCGACGCTGGATGGCGAGGAACTGCTGGAGATGGAGCCCGAGGAACGCGCCGCGGCCGGTCTGTTCCTGGCCTTCCAATACCCGGTGGAGATCCCCGGCGTCGGCAACATGACCTTCCTGCGCACCGCGCTGAACGCACAGCGCAAGGCGCGCGGCGAAGAGGAAGTGTCGGCTGCCGATTTCCTGAAGCTGGTGCGCGAAAAGGCCGCGAGCCTGAAGATCGACGCCGACATGATGAAGCGCCCGGTCAACGTGGGCTTCTCCGGCGGTGAGAAGAAGCGCAACGAAATCCTGCAGATGGCGCTGCTGGAGCCGAAGATGTGCGTTCTCGATGAGACCGACTCGGGCCTCGACGTGGATGCCATGAAGCTGGTCGCCGATGGCGTGAACGCGCTGCGCAACGAAGGCCGGTCCTTCCTCGTCATCACGCACTACCAGCGCCTGCTGGACCATATCAAACCGGACGTCGTCCACATCATGGCCAATGGCCGCATCGTCCTGACGGGCGGGCCGGAGCTGGCGCTCGAAGTGGAGAAGAACGGCTACACCGACATTCTGGCGGGGGTGGAATGA
- a CDS encoding SufB/SufD family protein produces the protein MTLPQAKLDILSARIAGLHFPSTGWQGKARGAALERLTAMGLPGRRDEYWRYTDPAKLLAPEVDADTAKGEVAFDATDALKVVFMDGVFDADASDDLSLAGVEIARLADAVTDLHWAGELYGSLETAGQTPVARPFAALATAFATDGLLIRVTGKAERPVALVYRSESNVSDVILHHCVKLEEGAEMTLLESGDGGARLLTNLEVDVAKGARFHHVRAQGRSENRRVNTHIFARIAEEALFKSFTASINGVMTRNEAVLDIAGDDAIAHVAGATVGDGSDFHHDDTVFITHAAERCESRQVYKKVLKNGATGVFQGKILVKPGAQKTDGYQISQSLLLDGDSQFLAKPELEIYADDVKCSHGSTSGAIDETALFYLRSRGVPQRRAQSLLVLAFLAEALAEIEDDVLAEDLRLRLETWLDRHEG, from the coding sequence ATGACGCTGCCGCAGGCGAAACTCGACATTCTGTCGGCACGGATCGCGGGGCTGCATTTCCCCTCGACCGGCTGGCAGGGCAAGGCACGCGGGGCGGCGCTGGAACGGCTGACGGCGATGGGGCTTCCCGGTCGTCGTGACGAATACTGGCGCTATACCGATCCGGCAAAGCTGCTGGCCCCCGAGGTCGACGCCGACACCGCCAAGGGTGAGGTTGCCTTCGATGCGACCGACGCCCTGAAGGTGGTGTTCATGGATGGTGTGTTCGACGCGGACGCGTCGGATGATCTGTCCCTCGCCGGGGTGGAGATCGCGCGTCTGGCCGATGCCGTGACGGATCTGCACTGGGCGGGCGAGCTCTACGGCTCTCTGGAAACCGCAGGTCAGACCCCGGTCGCGCGTCCGTTCGCGGCGCTCGCCACGGCTTTTGCCACGGACGGGCTGCTGATCCGTGTGACGGGCAAGGCCGAACGCCCGGTGGCACTGGTTTATCGTTCCGAATCCAATGTTTCCGACGTGATCCTGCATCACTGTGTGAAGCTGGAGGAAGGCGCCGAGATGACGCTGCTGGAAAGCGGCGACGGCGGTGCGCGTCTGCTGACGAACCTCGAGGTGGACGTAGCCAAAGGCGCGCGCTTCCACCATGTGCGTGCGCAGGGCCGCAGCGAGAACCGCCGCGTGAACACGCATATCTTCGCGCGTATCGCCGAAGAGGCGCTGTTCAAATCCTTCACGGCGTCGATCAACGGCGTGATGACCCGGAACGAGGCGGTGCTCGACATCGCCGGTGACGATGCCATCGCGCATGTGGCCGGTGCCACCGTCGGCGACGGGTCGGACTTCCACCACGACGATACGGTGTTCATCACCCATGCGGCGGAACGCTGCGAAAGCCGTCAGGTCTATAAGAAGGTCCTGAAGAACGGCGCGACGGGTGTGTTCCAAGGCAAGATCCTTGTGAAGCCGGGCGCGCAGAAGACCGACGGTTATCAGATCAGCCAAAGCCTGCTTCTGGACGGGGACAGCCAGTTCCTCGCCAAGCCGGAGCTGGAAATCTATGCCGACGACGTGAAATGCTCGCACGGTTCGACCTCGGGTGCGATCGACGAAACGGCGCTCTTCTATCTCCGCTCGCGCGGGGTGCCGCAGCGCCGTGCGCAATCGCTGCTGGTGCTGGCCTTCCTCGCCGAAGCGCTGGCCGAGATCGAGGATGACGTTCTGGCCGAAGATCTGCGTCTGCGGCTCGAAACTTGGCTCGACCGGCACGAGGGGTGA
- a CDS encoding YIP1 family protein, protein MSRGLLSLVAQSVQDPRAGLRAILDLEPDAGERGAFVGVAAILPTLLIFLTLGLAGQAPAILPVSPLALLLVQGGALLFMSALAFGVGRWRGGRGSFADCVLMLSWLQIVMVAVQAGLLVVEIALPPLGPVIGILAMVLMLWLLTNFLMEVHGFTHRGLVLVSIIGTTLGASIVLGIITSLFMGPTNV, encoded by the coding sequence ATGTCGCGAGGACTGCTGTCGCTGGTGGCGCAATCGGTGCAGGACCCGAGAGCCGGTCTTCGCGCGATCCTTGATCTGGAACCGGACGCGGGAGAGCGGGGCGCCTTCGTCGGCGTCGCCGCGATCCTGCCGACGCTTCTGATCTTTCTGACGCTGGGGCTTGCTGGGCAGGCCCCGGCGATTTTGCCTGTCAGCCCGCTCGCGCTGCTGCTGGTGCAGGGCGGCGCGCTTTTGTTCATGTCGGCGCTGGCCTTCGGGGTCGGCCGCTGGCGCGGGGGCAGGGGTTCCTTCGCCGATTGCGTTCTGATGCTGTCTTGGCTTCAGATCGTCATGGTGGCGGTGCAGGCGGGCCTTCTGGTCGTGGAAATCGCGCTTCCGCCGCTGGGTCCAGTGATCGGCATTCTGGCCATGGTGCTGATGCTGTGGCTGCTGACCAACTTCCTTATGGAGGTGCACGGTTTCACCCATCGCGGCCTCGTGCTGGTGTCCATCATCGGGACCACGCTCGGGGCGTCGATCGTTCTGGGCATCATCACCTCGCTTTTCATGGGGCCGACCAATGTATGA
- a CDS encoding cysteine desulfurase yields MYDVDAVRRDFPILSRQVNGKPLVYLDNGASAQKPKAVIDAITEAYSNEYANVHRGLHFLSNAATDRYEAVRGVVAKFLNVRDPSSIVHTTGSTQGINMISYGWAAPRLEAGDEIVLSVLEHHANIVPWHFLRERSGVVLRWVECDADGHLDPQAVLDAIGPRTKLIAVTHMSNVTGSVVDVAAICAGAREQGVRVLVDGSQAAVHMPVDVEAIGCDFYAITGHKLYGPSGSGAIYIRPERLAEMQPFMGGGDMIDTVTRDTVTYAKPPMRFEAGTPGIVPQIGFAVALNYMSSLGMENIAAHERRLRDVARAKLDALGWVRVQGNTPDKGAIFSFTLDGAAHAHDISTVLDQRGIAVRAGTHCALPLLSHLGVGATCRASFGLYNTEAEIDALVSALELCHELFA; encoded by the coding sequence ATGTATGACGTCGATGCGGTGCGCCGCGATTTTCCGATCCTGTCGCGGCAGGTGAACGGCAAGCCTCTGGTCTATTTGGACAACGGCGCATCGGCGCAGAAGCCGAAGGCCGTCATCGACGCGATCACCGAGGCGTATTCCAACGAATATGCCAACGTGCATCGCGGCCTCCACTTCCTATCCAACGCCGCGACCGATCGTTACGAAGCAGTTCGGGGCGTCGTTGCTAAGTTCCTGAACGTCCGCGATCCGTCGAGCATCGTGCACACCACCGGCTCCACCCAAGGGATCAACATGATCTCCTATGGTTGGGCCGCGCCGCGGCTTGAGGCCGGGGATGAGATCGTGCTGTCGGTGCTGGAACATCACGCCAATATCGTGCCGTGGCATTTCCTGCGCGAACGTTCGGGCGTGGTGCTGCGGTGGGTCGAATGTGACGCGGACGGCCATCTGGATCCGCAGGCGGTGCTGGACGCGATCGGTCCGCGCACGAAGCTGATTGCAGTGACACATATGTCGAACGTGACGGGATCGGTCGTGGATGTCGCGGCGATCTGCGCCGGTGCGCGCGAGCAGGGGGTTCGGGTCCTTGTCGATGGTTCGCAGGCGGCGGTGCATATGCCGGTGGACGTGGAGGCGATCGGTTGCGATTTCTACGCGATCACCGGCCATAAACTCTATGGGCCGAGCGGGTCGGGTGCGATCTATATCCGGCCTGAGCGCTTGGCCGAGATGCAGCCCTTCATGGGCGGCGGCGATATGATCGACACCGTGACGCGCGATACCGTGACCTATGCGAAACCGCCGATGCGGTTCGAGGCAGGCACGCCCGGCATCGTTCCGCAGATCGGCTTTGCGGTGGCGCTGAACTACATGTCCTCGCTCGGAATGGAGAATATCGCCGCGCATGAGCGTCGTTTGCGGGATGTCGCGCGCGCGAAACTCGATGCGCTTGGCTGGGTGCGGGTGCAGGGGAATACGCCGGACAAGGGCGCGATCTTCTCGTTCACGCTGGATGGCGCGGCCCATGCCCATGATATCTCGACGGTTCTCGATCAGCGCGGTATCGCGGTCCGGGCCGGCACGCATTGCGCTTTGCCGCTGCTGAGCCATCTGGGCGTCGGCGCGACCTGCCGTGCGAGTTTCGGCCTCTACAACACCGAGGCGGAAATCGATGCGCTCGTCTCTGCGTTGGAACTGTGTCACGAACTTTTCGCGTGA
- a CDS encoding DUF1223 domain-containing protein, giving the protein MRGFAGALCGLTLGFAGTAHAQSTSAVVVELFTSQGCSACPAADALLEELVQDPRIIALSLHVDYWDYIGWADSFAKPAFTDRQKAYARAAGSRTLYTPQFIVDGQDRVEGTQPQMITELVSRHSADDGGVSLNLTREGTTVQVAATAERPFPQPVRVIAVHYTPEAEVDIRTGENAGRSIVYRNIVTEWTAIQDWNGSTPLTAEIDAPTDGKLVVLLQKPGPGDILQAAVLN; this is encoded by the coding sequence ATGCGTGGATTTGCCGGTGCCTTGTGCGGCCTGACGCTGGGGTTTGCCGGGACGGCACATGCCCAGTCCACATCGGCCGTGGTGGTGGAGCTGTTCACCTCGCAGGGCTGTTCGGCCTGTCCGGCGGCCGACGCGCTGCTGGAAGAGCTGGTTCAGGACCCGCGCATCATCGCGCTGTCGCTGCATGTCGATTACTGGGACTATATCGGCTGGGCCGACAGTTTCGCCAAACCCGCATTCACCGATCGCCAAAAGGCCTATGCGCGGGCTGCCGGCAGCCGCACGCTCTATACGCCGCAATTCATCGTGGACGGTCAGGACCGGGTCGAGGGGACGCAGCCGCAGATGATCACCGAACTCGTCAGCCGCCACAGCGCCGATGATGGCGGCGTATCGCTGAACCTGACGCGCGAGGGGACGACGGTGCAGGTCGCCGCCACTGCCGAACGCCCGTTCCCGCAGCCGGTGCGCGTGATCGCCGTCCATTACACCCCCGAGGCCGAGGTCGACATCCGCACCGGAGAGAATGCAGGGCGCAGCATCGTCTATCGCAACATCGTCACCGAATGGACGGCGATCCAAGATTGGAATGGCAGCACGCCGCTGACGGCCGAGATCGATGCGCCGACGGATGGAAAGCTGGTCGTGCTGCTTCAGAAACCCGGCCCGGGGGATATTCTTCAGGCGGCCGTGTTGAACTGA
- the acnA gene encoding aconitate hydratase AcnA, whose translation MTVTVGHDSQKTRKTLSVNGQSIAYYSIPAAEAAGLGDFSKLPAALKVVLENMLRFEDGKTVTVDDIRAFSDWAKAGGKSAREIAYRPARVLMQDFTGVPAVVDLAAMRDGILGLGGDAQKINPLNPVDLVIDHSVMIDEFGNPRAFQMNVDLEYERNMERYTFLKWGQKAFNNFRVVPPGTGICHQVNLEYLAQAVWTDKDQNGEDVAYPDTLVGTDSHTTMVNGLAVLGWGVGGIEAEAAMLGQPVSMLIPEVIGFELTGKMMEGTTGTDLVLKVVQMLRKKGVVGKFVEFYGEGLDHLPLADRATIANMAPEYGATCGFFPIDGETLRYLEQTGRSQDRIALVEAYAKENGFWRDASYSPIYTDTLHLDMGEIVPAISGPKRPQDYTPLTQSVEGFHKTLGEYRKVEGDVIDLVKTVPVEGKDYAINDGSVVIAAITSCTNTSNPYVMIGAGLVARKARALGLTRKPWVKTSLAPGSQVVQQYLEAANLQEDLDALGFNLVGFGCTTCIGNSGPLGDPAISKAINDNDLVATAVLSGNRNFEGRISPDVRANYLASPPLVVAYAIAGDMNVDLTKDALGKDKDGNDVFLKDIWPSNEEISDLVHKTVTREAFQSKYADVFKGDERWQAVETTDSQTYDWPPTSTYIQNPPYFQGMAKEPGVISDIKGAKVLAILGDMITTDHISPAGSFKPTTPAGQYLIDRQVPQKDFNSYGSRRGNHEIMMRGTFANIRIKNEMLDGVEGGYTKGPDGEQTSIFDASMAYQEAGTPLVIFGGIEYGAGSSRDWAAKGTALLGVKAVIAESFERIHRSNLVGMGVIPFEFTGGENRKTLGLTGTETVSIDGLAGDLKPLSNVPCTITYADGTSKTIQLKCRIDTAIEIEYVENGGVLHYVLRDLARA comes from the coding sequence ATGACCGTCACCGTTGGCCACGACAGCCAGAAGACCCGCAAGACGCTGAGCGTCAACGGGCAAAGCATCGCATATTACTCGATCCCGGCCGCCGAGGCCGCGGGCCTGGGCGACTTTTCCAAGCTGCCCGCCGCGCTGAAGGTCGTGCTGGAGAACATGCTGCGCTTCGAGGATGGCAAGACCGTCACCGTCGACGACATCCGCGCCTTCTCCGACTGGGCGAAGGCGGGCGGCAAGAGCGCGCGCGAGATCGCCTACCGCCCTGCCCGCGTTCTGATGCAGGATTTCACCGGCGTTCCCGCCGTCGTGGACCTTGCCGCCATGCGTGATGGCATCCTCGGCCTTGGCGGCGACGCCCAGAAGATCAACCCGCTGAATCCGGTCGATCTGGTCATCGACCACTCGGTCATGATCGACGAATTCGGCAACCCCCGCGCCTTCCAGATGAACGTCGATCTGGAATACGAGCGCAACATGGAGCGTTATACGTTCCTGAAATGGGGTCAGAAGGCGTTCAACAACTTCCGCGTGGTTCCGCCCGGCACCGGCATCTGCCACCAGGTGAACCTCGAATACCTCGCGCAGGCGGTCTGGACCGACAAGGACCAGAACGGCGAAGACGTCGCCTACCCCGACACGCTGGTCGGCACCGACAGCCACACGACGATGGTCAACGGCCTTGCCGTTCTGGGCTGGGGCGTCGGCGGCATCGAGGCCGAAGCTGCGATGCTGGGTCAGCCGGTGTCGATGCTGATCCCCGAAGTCATCGGCTTTGAACTGACCGGCAAGATGATGGAAGGCACGACCGGCACGGACCTCGTGCTCAAAGTCGTCCAGATGCTGCGCAAGAAAGGCGTGGTCGGCAAATTCGTCGAGTTCTACGGCGAAGGTCTGGATCACCTGCCGCTCGCGGACCGTGCGACGATCGCCAACATGGCACCGGAATACGGCGCGACCTGCGGCTTCTTCCCGATCGACGGCGAAACGCTGCGCTATCTGGAGCAGACCGGCCGCTCGCAGGACCGCATCGCGCTGGTCGAGGCCTATGCCAAGGAGAACGGCTTCTGGCGCGACGCGTCCTACAGCCCGATCTACACCGACACGCTGCACCTCGACATGGGTGAGATCGTTCCGGCCATCTCCGGCCCGAAACGTCCGCAGGATTACACCCCGCTGACGCAATCGGTCGAAGGTTTCCACAAGACGCTGGGCGAGTATCGCAAGGTCGAAGGCGATGTCATCGACCTCGTGAAAACGGTCCCGGTCGAAGGCAAGGACTATGCGATCAACGACGGTTCGGTCGTGATCGCGGCGATCACCTCCTGCACCAACACGTCGAACCCCTATGTGATGATCGGCGCCGGCCTTGTGGCCCGCAAGGCACGGGCGCTTGGCCTGACGCGCAAACCGTGGGTGAAAACCTCGCTCGCCCCCGGATCGCAGGTGGTTCAGCAGTACCTCGAGGCGGCGAACCTTCAGGAAGATCTGGACGCGCTCGGCTTCAACCTCGTGGGCTTCGGCTGCACGACCTGCATCGGCAACTCCGGCCCGTTGGGCGATCCGGCCATCTCCAAGGCGATCAACGACAACGATCTCGTGGCGACGGCCGTTCTGTCGGGCAACCGCAACTTCGAGGGCCGTATCTCCCCCGACGTGCGCGCCAACTACCTCGCCTCGCCGCCGCTCGTCGTGGCTTATGCCATCGCCGGTGACATGAACGTGGACCTGACGAAGGACGCGCTCGGCAAGGACAAGGATGGCAACGATGTTTTCCTGAAGGACATCTGGCCGTCCAACGAGGAAATCTCGGATCTGGTACACAAGACCGTGACGCGTGAGGCGTTCCAGTCCAAATACGCCGACGTCTTCAAGGGCGACGAACGTTGGCAGGCCGTGGAGACGACGGACAGCCAGACCTACGACTGGCCGCCGACCTCCACCTACATCCAGAACCCGCCCTACTTCCAAGGGATGGCGAAGGAGCCGGGCGTCATCTCGGACATCAAAGGGGCGAAAGTCCTCGCGATCCTGGGCGACATGATCACGACCGACCACATCAGCCCGGCCGGTTCGTTCAAGCCGACCACCCCGGCCGGTCAGTACCTGATCGACCGTCAGGTGCCGCAGAAGGACTTCAACTCTTACGGCTCGCGCCGCGGGAACCATGAGATCATGATGCGCGGCACCTTCGCCAACATCCGCATCAAGAACGAGATGCTGGACGGCGTCGAGGGTGGTTACACCAAAGGCCCGGATGGCGAGCAAACGTCGATCTTCGACGCGTCGATGGCCTACCAAGAGGCGGGCACGCCGCTGGTGATCTTCGGCGGGATCGAATACGGCGCGGGTTCGTCGCGCGACTGGGCGGCCAAGGGTACGGCGCTTCTGGGCGTCAAGGCCGTGATCGCCGAGTCGTTCGAGCGTATCCACCGCTCCAACCTCGTCGGCATGGGCGTCATCCCGTTCGAGTTCACGGGCGGCGAAAACCGCAAGACGCTGGGCCTGACCGGCACCGAAACCGTCAGTATCGACGGTCTGGCTGGTGATCTGAAGCCGCTGTCGAACGTGCCCTGCACGATCACCTATGCGGACGGCACCAGCAAGACGATCCAGCTGAAATGCCGGATCGATACCGCCATCGAGATCGAATATGTCGAAAACGGTGGCGTGCTGCACTACGTGCTGCGCGACCTCGCCCGGGCCTGA
- a CDS encoding alpha/beta hydrolase translates to MMTRRQIMFGTAALLAPLAARAQFAPQEAQMAILQANPASHRIEVEDTGRFRIFRAVPRQGSSGRALYLLDGNAAFDALTPEMLARTRDHVIGIGYRTDRKFDTDQRSLDYTPSPGAGPMPDPAQPGRQIGGAAEFHALLIGPLRRAAEGDAAIRHRTLWGHSYGGLFALHALVSGQGGFEGYAPISPSLWWQDGLMMRRTAEAGARRLTGHIHIAYGDAEARRDQPGGAAEMARQKHHLVQMLREHRGLSVEETVFPGLTHGATFAAGLALVL, encoded by the coding sequence ATGATGACACGGCGACAGATCATGTTCGGAACGGCGGCGCTGTTGGCGCCCTTGGCCGCGCGGGCCCAATTCGCGCCGCAGGAGGCGCAGATGGCGATCCTTCAAGCAAACCCCGCCTCGCACCGGATCGAGGTGGAGGATACGGGCCGGTTCCGCATCTTCCGCGCAGTCCCGCGGCAGGGTTCCTCGGGCCGCGCGCTCTATCTTTTGGACGGCAATGCCGCCTTCGATGCGCTGACCCCCGAGATGCTGGCGCGCACCCGCGATCATGTCATCGGCATCGGCTATCGGACGGATCGGAAATTCGACACCGATCAGCGCAGCCTCGATTATACGCCGTCGCCGGGCGCGGGGCCGATGCCCGATCCGGCGCAGCCCGGTCGCCAGATCGGGGGCGCGGCCGAGTTTCACGCCCTGCTGATCGGCCCACTGCGCCGGGCGGCCGAAGGGGATGCGGCGATCCGGCATCGCACGCTTTGGGGTCATTCCTATGGGGGTCTTTTCGCGCTCCATGCGCTCGTGTCCGGGCAGGGCGGGTTTGAGGGGTATGCCCCGATCAGCCCATCGCTCTGGTGGCAGGACGGTCTGATGATGCGCCGGACGGCGGAGGCGGGCGCGCGGCGGCTGACGGGTCATATCCATATCGCCTATGGCGATGCCGAGGCGCGCAGGGATCAACCCGGCGGTGCAGCGGAAATGGCGCGGCAGAAGCATCACCTCGTACAGATGCTGCGGGAGCATCGCGGCCTGAGCGTGGAGGAGACCGTGTTTCCCGGCCTGACGCATGGCGCGACATTCGCCGCCGGTCTTGCGTTGGTGCTATGA
- the ccmA gene encoding heme ABC exporter ATP-binding protein CcmA — translation MELRVSGLGCMRGGTMVLRHLSLHLRAGEALILRGPNGAGKTTLLRTLAGLQPAAEGRIEAPEDAIAHSGHLDGVKAALTVRENLRFWASVHGRNIGTALEDMNLSDLAGRAAGTLSAGQKRRLGLARLLVTGRPIWLLDEPTVALDTASTALFVRMIQRHLAGGGIAIIATHVDLGLGALPVLDLGPLRAISPPSGSFDEAFL, via the coding sequence ATGGAACTTCGCGTCTCGGGTCTGGGCTGCATGCGCGGCGGAACGATGGTGCTGCGGCATCTGTCCCTGCATCTGCGCGCCGGAGAGGCGCTGATCCTGCGCGGGCCGAACGGCGCGGGCAAGACGACGTTGCTGCGCACGCTGGCCGGCCTGCAACCCGCGGCCGAGGGGCGGATCGAAGCGCCGGAAGATGCCATCGCCCACTCCGGGCATCTAGACGGGGTGAAAGCGGCCCTGACGGTGCGGGAGAATCTGCGGTTCTGGGCGTCGGTCCACGGCCGGAACATCGGCACCGCGCTTGAGGATATGAACCTTTCCGACCTCGCGGGCCGGGCTGCGGGCACGCTGTCGGCGGGGCAGAAACGCCGCTTGGGCCTTGCCCGTCTGCTGGTCACGGGGCGTCCGATCTGGCTCTTGGACGAACCGACGGTGGCACTCGATACGGCCTCCACGGCGCTGTTCGTGCGGATGATCCAGCGGCATCTGGCGGGCGGCGGCATCGCGATCATCGCAACGCATGTCGATCTGGGGCTGGGCGCGCTGCCGGTGCTGGATCTGGGGCCGCTGCGCGCCATATCGCCCCCATCCGGCAGCTTCGACGAGGCTTTTCTGTGA